Proteins from a single region of Mustela erminea isolate mMusErm1 chromosome X, mMusErm1.Pri, whole genome shotgun sequence:
- the S100G gene encoding protein S100-G: MSGKKSPEELKSIFEKYAAKEGDPNQLSKEEMKLLIQTEFPSLLKGPSTLDDLFQELDKNGDGEVSFEEFQVFVKKISQ; this comes from the exons ATGAGCGGCAAAAAGTCTCCCGAGGAACTGAAgagcatttttgaaaaatacgCAGCCAAAGAAGGTGATCCAAACCAGCTGTCCAAGGAGGAGATGAAGCTATTGATTCAGACAGAATTCCCCAGTTTACTGAAA GGTCCCAGCACCCTAGATGACCTCTTTCAAGAACTGGACAAGAATGGAGATGGAGAAGTTAGTTTCGAAGAATTCCAGGTGTTCGTGAAGAAGATATCccagtga